In a single window of the Ciconia boyciana chromosome 7, ASM3463844v1, whole genome shotgun sequence genome:
- the NCEH1 gene encoding neutral cholesterol ester hydrolase 1: MRAAWVLLTALAALAAYYVYLPLPGTVSDPWKLMLLDATFRAAQQTCHLIHYLRLSHHLVVLNYLICTFDKLKSISSEDINITDAVFDGVEVRVFEPPAKRDERLKRSVVYIHGGGWALASARTSLYNNLCRIMAESLNAVVVSVEYRLVPEVCFPEQFHDALRATKHFLQPDILAEYSVDPSRIAISGDSAGGNLAAAVCQQLSKDEHLTIRPKLQALIYPVLQAFDFNTPSYQQNMNMPVLPRYVMINYWIDYFNGNYGLAHSLLINNHTALDVGQALSFRGRLNWTSLLPSSFKKNYKPVIQTTGKAEIIQEIPALLDVRAVPLLAENETLQLQPKTYILTCENDVLRDDGVMYAKRLENAGVEVTLDHFDDCFHGCMIFTIWPTDFSAGIQTRNSYIKWLDENL; the protein is encoded by the exons ATGCGGGCCGCCTGGGTGCTGCTGACGGCGCTGGCCGCCCTGGCCGCCTACTACGTCTACCTGCCGCTGCCTGGCACTGTGTCGGACCCCTGGAAGCTGATGCTGCTGGATGCCACCTTCCGGGCAGCGCAGCAGACG tgtcaCCTGATTCACTATCTGAGACTCAGCCATCATTTGGTAGTTCTGAATTACTTGATTTGTACCTTTGACAAGCTGAAGTCTATCTCCTCTGAAGACATTAACATCACGGATGCTGTTTTTGACGGTGTGGAAGTCAGAGTGTTTGAACCTCCTGCGAAGCGAGATGAAAGGCTCAAGCGCAGCGTTGTTTACATCCACGGAGGAGGCTGGGCGTTGGCAAGTGCAA GAACAAGCCTTTATAACAATCTCTGCAGAATCATGGCTGAATCTCTCAACGCTGTCGTTGTCTCAGTTGA ATACAGGCTGGTACCAGAGGTGTGCTTCCCCGAGCAATTCCATGATGCTCTTCGTGCTACTAAGCATTTTTTGCAGCCTGACATCTTAGCTGAGTATTCAGTCGACCCAAGTCGAATTGCCATTTCTGGCGATAGTGCAGGAGGAAATTTGGCAGCTGCTGTGTGTCAGCAG CTTAGCAAAGATGAGCATTTGACCATCAGACCAAAACTGCAGGCATTAATTTATCCAGTCCTTCAGGCATTTGACTTCAATACACCTTCTTATCAGCAGAACATGAATATGCCCGTTCTTCCTCGTTATGTCATGATCAACTATTGGATAGATTATTTCAATGGTAATTATGGCTTGGCTCACTCACTGCTGATTAACAACCACACTGCTCTTGACGTTGGCCAAGCTCTCTCTTTCAGAGGACGTCTGAACTGGacatctctgctgccttcatcGTTCAAAAAGAACTACAAGCCTGTAATACAAACCACAGGCAAGGCTGAAATCATCCAGGAGATACCAGCGCTGCTTGATGTACGAGCAGTCCCACTCCTTGCCGAAAACGaaactctgcagctgcagccaaagACTTACATCCTGACCTGCGAGAACGACGTCCTGCGAGATGACGGGGTGATGTACGCCAAGCGCTTGGAGAACGCCGGTGTGGAAGTCACGCTCGATCACTTCGATGACTGCTTTCACGGCTGTATGATATTCACCATTTGGCCTACTGATTTCTCTGCGGGCATTCAGACCAGGAACAGCTATATAAAATGGCTGGATGAAAACCTCTGA